In Citrobacter sp. RHB25-C09, the following proteins share a genomic window:
- the xanP gene encoding xanthine/proton symporter XanP, with the protein MSVNTLESENAQPIAHNHNSELIYRLEDRPPLPQTLFAACQHLLAMFVAVITPALLICQALGLPAQDTQHIISMSLFASGVASIIQIKAWGPVGSGLLSIQGTSFNFVAPLIMGGTALKTGGADVPTMMAALFGTLMLASCTEMVISRVLHLARRIITPLVSGVVVMIIGLSLIQVGLTSIGGGYAAMSDNTFGAPKNLMLAGVVLLLIILLNRQRNPYLRVASLVIAMAAGYALAWFMGMLPENTAPTSQDLIMVPTPLYYGLGIDWNLLLPLMLVFMITSLETIGDITATSDVSEQPVSGSLYMKRLKGGVLANGLNSFVSAVFNTFPNSCFGQNNGVIQLTGVASRYVGFVVALMLILLGLFPAVSGFVQHIPEPVLGGATLVMFGTIAASGVRIVSREPLNRRAILIIALSLAVGLGVSQQPLILQFAPDWVKNLLSSGIAAGGITAIVLNLIFPPEKQ; encoded by the coding sequence ATGTCTGTTAACACCCTCGAATCAGAAAATGCGCAACCGATTGCTCACAATCACAACAGTGAACTGATTTATCGTCTTGAAGATCGTCCGCCGCTTCCACAAACCCTGTTTGCCGCGTGTCAGCACCTGCTGGCGATGTTTGTTGCGGTTATAACGCCGGCGTTACTTATCTGTCAGGCGCTGGGATTACCGGCTCAGGATACACAGCACATCATCAGCATGTCGCTGTTCGCCTCCGGCGTGGCCTCTATTATTCAAATCAAAGCATGGGGTCCGGTAGGTTCAGGATTGTTATCGATTCAGGGAACCAGTTTTAACTTTGTCGCACCGCTAATTATGGGCGGTACGGCACTCAAAACCGGTGGCGCGGATGTCCCGACCATGATGGCAGCACTGTTCGGCACGCTGATGCTGGCAAGCTGTACAGAGATGGTTATCTCCCGCGTTCTTCACCTCGCGCGACGCATTATCACTCCGCTGGTTTCCGGCGTGGTGGTGATGATCATCGGTCTGTCGCTGATCCAGGTTGGTTTGACGTCGATTGGCGGTGGCTATGCGGCGATGAGTGACAATACCTTCGGCGCGCCGAAAAACCTGATGCTGGCAGGCGTGGTACTGCTGCTGATTATTTTGCTTAACCGTCAACGTAACCCGTATCTGCGCGTGGCCTCGCTGGTTATCGCCATGGCCGCAGGCTATGCGCTGGCGTGGTTTATGGGCATGCTGCCTGAAAATACCGCCCCAACCAGCCAGGACCTGATCATGGTGCCGACGCCGCTGTATTACGGCCTGGGGATTGACTGGAACCTGCTGCTGCCGCTGATGCTGGTCTTTATGATCACTTCTCTGGAAACCATCGGTGATATTACTGCGACCTCTGATGTTTCCGAGCAGCCGGTTTCGGGTTCGCTATACATGAAACGTCTGAAAGGTGGGGTATTGGCTAACGGTCTGAACTCATTCGTTTCCGCCGTGTTCAACACCTTCCCGAACTCCTGTTTCGGTCAGAATAATGGTGTCATCCAGTTAACCGGTGTTGCCAGTCGTTACGTTGGCTTTGTGGTTGCGCTGATGCTGATCCTGCTGGGTCTGTTCCCGGCGGTGAGTGGTTTTGTGCAGCATATTCCTGAGCCAGTCCTTGGCGGGGCGACGCTGGTCATGTTCGGTACCATTGCGGCCTCCGGCGTACGTATTGTGTCCCGCGAGCCGTTGAACCGTCGCGCTATTCTGATTATTGCGCTTTCACTGGCAGTCGGCCTTGGCGTTTCTCAGCAGCCGCTGATCCTGCAATTTGCCCCGGACTGGGTGAAAAATCTGCTCTCCTCCGGTATCGCCGCAGGCGGTATTACCGCTATTGTGCTGAACCTGATTTTCCCGCCAGAAAAACAGTAA
- a CDS encoding DUF4832 domain-containing protein, translating into MKHQWMTAIFCLVCPLSSMAAITTVMPTALTGPLTNPGMGVASFHQGYGEKLPLTEYPDTGIEYERFYWRDLEPEEGKYHFARVDDAFKYAAAHRPAMNVGLRFMALAEPGSGSRIPDWLIKKGIKGTWTADRKSFIPDLADPLFITYSQRLLQALGQRYDGNDNLAFVDIGVVGSWGEWHNSNFPELKPLLERNTTEELDRFVNMHFSAFPKTPKVMLISGGNSLVNAVRKGAGWRADCWGDLRMFSSTWNHMADDYPQRLEAAQRAYPGFNDAWKRAPVNLEICGYMAQWQRDQHYTREEVQRIFDWALAHHASTLNLKSRVIPGEYRQIVDNALTKIGYRFRLVSLSHESVGQPGTALTLNSRWVNEGVAPIYLPYTLSFRLVDASGKPVASGESKEDLLRWLPGEYTVDFLLDMPRTMPGGSYFIEVAIVDKSGAPRIRLANEGQQSSNWYRISKVTVLSSTQ; encoded by the coding sequence ATGAAACATCAGTGGATGACGGCCATATTCTGCCTGGTGTGCCCACTGTCGTCGATGGCGGCAATAACGACGGTAATGCCAACCGCGCTGACGGGGCCTTTAACCAATCCGGGCATGGGCGTGGCCAGTTTTCATCAGGGTTATGGTGAAAAACTGCCGCTGACGGAATACCCCGATACCGGCATTGAGTACGAACGTTTTTACTGGCGCGATCTGGAGCCCGAGGAAGGCAAGTATCATTTTGCGCGGGTGGATGACGCTTTTAAGTACGCAGCGGCACATCGGCCGGCCATGAATGTTGGTCTGCGATTTATGGCACTGGCCGAGCCGGGTAGCGGCTCCAGGATCCCCGACTGGCTGATAAAAAAAGGCATCAAAGGTACATGGACTGCGGATCGTAAGAGCTTCATTCCTGACTTAGCCGACCCGCTTTTTATTACCTATAGTCAACGACTGCTCCAGGCATTAGGTCAACGCTACGATGGCAATGACAATCTGGCGTTTGTGGATATTGGTGTGGTGGGATCATGGGGAGAGTGGCATAACAGCAACTTCCCTGAACTGAAACCTCTGTTGGAAAGAAACACGACGGAGGAGCTCGATCGGTTCGTCAATATGCATTTTTCAGCGTTTCCAAAGACGCCCAAAGTCATGTTGATAAGCGGCGGTAATAGCCTGGTGAATGCTGTGCGTAAGGGCGCCGGATGGCGTGCGGACTGCTGGGGCGACTTACGCATGTTTTCGTCAACGTGGAATCATATGGCCGATGATTACCCTCAGCGGCTCGAGGCAGCGCAGCGAGCCTATCCAGGCTTTAATGATGCATGGAAACGCGCACCGGTGAATCTGGAAATATGCGGGTATATGGCGCAGTGGCAACGCGATCAGCACTATACGCGCGAGGAAGTACAGAGGATATTTGATTGGGCACTGGCACACCATGCCAGCACGCTTAATCTGAAATCACGTGTTATCCCCGGTGAGTACCGGCAGATTGTCGATAATGCGCTGACTAAAATCGGCTACCGTTTTCGTCTGGTATCGTTAAGTCATGAGTCAGTAGGGCAGCCAGGCACCGCCCTGACGCTCAACAGCCGTTGGGTAAACGAAGGCGTCGCGCCGATTTATCTTCCTTATACGCTGTCATTCCGCCTCGTGGATGCTTCCGGGAAACCTGTAGCCAGCGGAGAATCGAAGGAAGATCTCCTCCGCTGGTTGCCCGGTGAGTATACGGTGGATTTTCTGCTGGATATGCCGCGGACAATGCCGGGAGGCAGTTACTTTATAGAGGTGGCGATTGTCGATAAATCGGGGGCGCCAAGGATCCGGCTGGCTAATGAGGGGCAGCAAAGCAGCAACTGGTACCGGATTTCAAAGGTGACTGTTCTGTCATCGACGCAATGA
- a CDS encoding glycosyltransferase family 4 protein: MSQKITVLGTRGIPDVQGGVETHCQNLYPAIKKQFDMDICVIARSPYVSYKQTYYKNVETYSLWAPKKRSLEAIVHSFLATLRTCFDGSDIVHVHAIGPGLLVPLLRVLGKKVVFTHHGPDYDRQKWGRLAKRVLQLGEKVAVKYANEVIVISEVINQLIRTKHCRDDAHLIYNGVNLPLPLKEETVRTVLGRYALQPQNYLVVVGRFVEEKGMHDAIAAHRKLGLTMPLVLVGDADHPTEYSVRLKKMAADTPNVIMTGFLKGEELQAIFSQARLFLMPSYHEGLPIALLEAMAYSLPAVVSDIPANLEVKLPPESYFEVGNVDALAQKIAALVSSQRIDYSAWLKNYDWQVIARKTASVYHSLANKKG; encoded by the coding sequence ATGTCACAAAAAATCACGGTTCTCGGTACACGCGGGATACCGGATGTCCAGGGTGGTGTGGAAACACACTGCCAGAATCTTTACCCGGCTATAAAAAAGCAGTTTGATATGGATATCTGCGTTATCGCTCGCTCTCCCTACGTCAGCTATAAACAGACGTATTATAAAAATGTTGAAACATACTCTCTATGGGCTCCGAAGAAGCGATCGCTGGAAGCGATTGTCCATTCCTTCTTAGCCACGTTAAGAACCTGTTTCGATGGTTCTGATATTGTGCACGTTCATGCCATCGGACCCGGACTTCTGGTGCCACTGCTGCGTGTGCTAGGAAAGAAGGTGGTGTTTACCCACCATGGTCCAGATTACGATCGCCAGAAATGGGGGCGTCTGGCTAAAAGGGTGCTGCAACTGGGAGAGAAAGTGGCTGTTAAGTATGCCAATGAAGTGATCGTTATTTCAGAGGTGATTAATCAACTGATACGCACAAAACACTGTCGTGATGATGCACACTTGATCTACAACGGCGTCAATTTACCGTTGCCGTTAAAGGAAGAGACTGTGCGCACGGTGTTGGGACGTTACGCGCTGCAGCCGCAAAATTACCTGGTTGTCGTTGGGCGGTTTGTGGAAGAAAAAGGTATGCATGATGCGATTGCTGCCCACCGCAAACTGGGGCTCACGATGCCGCTGGTATTGGTGGGTGATGCCGATCATCCCACGGAATATAGCGTCCGCCTTAAAAAGATGGCTGCAGATACGCCGAACGTCATCATGACGGGGTTCCTCAAAGGTGAGGAATTGCAGGCTATCTTTTCTCAGGCGCGGCTGTTTTTGATGCCTTCATACCATGAAGGGTTACCGATAGCGCTTCTCGAAGCGATGGCCTATTCACTGCCCGCCGTGGTCAGTGATATTCCTGCGAATCTTGAAGTAAAATTGCCGCCAGAATCGTATTTCGAGGTCGGCAACGTCGACGCTCTGGCGCAAAAAATAGCAGCGTTGGTTTCCTCACAGCGGATTGACTACAGCGCCTGGCTGAAAAATTACGACTGGCAGGTGATCGCGAGAAAAACCGCCAGTGTCTACCATTCCTTAGCAAATAAAAAAGGTTAA
- the galE gene encoding UDP-glucose 4-epimerase GalE has translation MTILVTGGAGYIGSHTVLALQERNDDVVVLDNLSNASQTSLERVAELTGKKPIFYKGDVMDRHLLKKIFASHNITDVIHFAGLKSVSESIKDPLSYYQNNVTGTLVLLEEMRAAGVNSFIFSSSATVYGNPDRVPLNENSRTGGTTNPYGTSKYMVEQILEDFSRAQPEFRITCLRYFNPVGAHPSGRIGEDPNGIPNNLVPYIAQVTIGRLEVLSVYGNDYPTPDGTGVRDYIHVMDLAHGHLAALDNKDKGDAYKVFNLGTGIGYSVLDLVNAFEKAAQTKINYRFAPRRGGDIAECWSDPSRARRELGWQATHTIEEMMRDTWNWQKNNPNGYRSV, from the coding sequence ATGACAATTCTCGTCACTGGCGGCGCAGGATATATAGGTTCGCATACTGTGTTGGCTCTCCAGGAAAGGAATGATGACGTTGTAGTTCTTGATAATCTTTCTAACGCTTCGCAAACCTCTCTGGAAAGAGTTGCAGAATTAACCGGGAAGAAACCCATTTTCTATAAAGGCGACGTGATGGACAGACATCTTCTGAAGAAGATTTTTGCGTCGCATAATATTACTGATGTGATTCATTTTGCAGGTCTAAAATCCGTTTCTGAATCGATAAAAGATCCGCTCTCTTATTACCAGAATAACGTCACTGGCACACTGGTTCTGCTCGAGGAAATGCGTGCGGCCGGCGTAAACAGCTTTATATTCAGTTCTTCGGCCACCGTGTACGGCAACCCGGATCGCGTACCGCTCAATGAAAACTCCCGTACGGGCGGTACCACTAATCCATATGGCACATCCAAATATATGGTTGAACAGATTCTGGAAGATTTTTCGCGAGCTCAGCCTGAATTCCGTATTACCTGTCTGCGTTACTTCAACCCAGTCGGGGCGCATCCGTCAGGACGTATTGGTGAAGATCCCAATGGGATCCCGAACAATCTGGTCCCTTATATTGCTCAGGTGACCATTGGCAGGCTGGAAGTACTATCCGTGTACGGTAATGATTACCCCACTCCGGACGGTACGGGCGTACGCGACTATATTCATGTAATGGATCTCGCCCATGGCCATCTGGCAGCACTGGACAATAAGGATAAAGGTGACGCGTATAAAGTCTTTAATCTTGGCACCGGTATCGGCTATTCCGTACTCGACCTTGTGAACGCGTTCGAAAAAGCGGCGCAGACAAAAATCAATTACCGCTTTGCACCGAGGAGAGGAGGAGATATTGCAGAATGCTGGTCAGATCCGTCCCGAGCACGGCGGGAATTGGGCTGGCAGGCCACCCACACTATTGAAGAAATGATGCGTGATACCTGGAACTGGCAGAAAAATAACCCGAACGGCTATCGCAGCGTCTGA
- a CDS encoding AsmA family protein: MKFIGKLIVYLLIAFLLVILGLYFLLQTRWGAEHVSAWISDNSDYHLAFDAMDHRFSSPTHILLENVTFGRDGQPATLVAKTVDIGLSSRQLTDPLHVDTILLQNGTLNISPQTAPFPFQADRLQLQGMALNSPGSEWDLSAQRVNGGVIPWSPEAGRVLGSKAQIQLSAASMTLNDVPASNVLIEGSIDNNQVILSTIGADIARGALTGVAQRSADGSWIVENLRLNDIRLQSDKTLAAFFSPLKTIPSLQIGRLEITDARLQGPDWAVTDLDLSLRNLTFSKDDWQTQEGKLSMNASEFIYGSLHLFDPILNTEFSPQGIAVRQFTTRWEGGMIRTSGNWLREGKALVLDDAALAGLEYTLPQNWKQKWMEPLPAWLASLTLKKFNASRNLIIDIDPTFPWQLTALDGYGANLGLVQDHKWGIWSGNATLNASAATFNRVDVRRPSMTLAANASTVNISELSAFTEKGLLEATASVSQLPTRQTQVSLNGRGVPVNVLQQWGWPALPLSGDGNIQLTVSGTVQADAPLKPTINGKLHAVNTEKQQVTQTMQAGVVSGGEVTSTEPAQ; the protein is encoded by the coding sequence ATGAAATTTATTGGAAAGCTAATTGTTTACCTGCTGATCGCCTTTCTACTGGTGATTCTCGGCCTCTATTTTCTGCTGCAAACCCGCTGGGGCGCGGAACACGTTAGCGCCTGGATATCCGACAATAGCGACTACCATTTGGCTTTTGATGCGATGGATCATCGGTTTTCCTCACCCACCCATATCCTGCTGGAAAACGTCACCTTTGGTCGCGACGGTCAACCCGCCACGCTGGTCGCCAAAACGGTCGACATTGGCCTGAGCAGCCGCCAGCTTACCGATCCCCTGCATGTCGATACTATCCTGTTACAAAACGGGACGCTGAACATCTCCCCTCAAACAGCACCCTTCCCCTTCCAGGCCGATCGCCTGCAGTTACAGGGTATGGCGCTGAACAGTCCGGGCAGCGAGTGGGATCTCAGCGCCCAGCGCGTGAATGGCGGCGTCATTCCCTGGTCCCCTGAAGCAGGTAGAGTGCTGGGCAGCAAAGCCCAAATTCAGCTTAGCGCCGCGTCGATGACGTTGAACGACGTCCCTGCCAGCAACGTGTTGATTGAAGGCAGCATTGACAATAATCAGGTGATACTGAGCACAATTGGCGCAGATATCGCGCGCGGTGCATTAACCGGTGTGGCACAACGTAGCGCCGACGGCAGTTGGATAGTCGAAAATCTACGTCTGAACGACATTCGCCTGCAAAGCGACAAGACGCTGGCTGCGTTTTTCTCGCCGTTAAAAACCATACCGTCACTGCAAATTGGTCGCCTGGAAATCACCGACGCACGCCTTCAGGGGCCGGACTGGGCGGTGACAGACCTTGATCTTAGCTTGCGCAACCTGACGTTCAGTAAGGACGACTGGCAGACACAGGAGGGGAAACTGTCGATGAACGCCAGCGAGTTCATTTACGGCTCACTGCATTTGTTCGATCCGATACTGAATACCGAATTCTCCCCTCAGGGCATTGCCGTTCGCCAGTTTACCACCCGCTGGGAAGGCGGCATGATTCGCACGTCGGGCAATTGGCTGCGGGAAGGGAAAGCGCTGGTGCTTGATGACGCCGCGTTGGCGGGGCTGGAATACACTTTGCCGCAAAACTGGAAGCAAAAATGGATGGAGCCGCTGCCGGCATGGCTGGCTAGCCTGACGCTGAAAAAATTTAACGCCAGCCGTAATTTGATCATTGATATCGACCCGACGTTTCCGTGGCAGCTCACCGCACTGGACGGCTATGGCGCCAATCTGGGGCTGGTGCAGGATCATAAATGGGGCATCTGGAGCGGTAACGCGACCCTGAATGCGTCTGCTGCAACCTTTAACCGCGTTGACGTCCGCCGACCTTCTATGACACTGGCGGCGAATGCCAGCACGGTGAACATTAGCGAACTGAGCGCCTTTACCGAAAAAGGGCTGCTTGAGGCCACCGCCAGCGTGTCACAGTTGCCAACGCGCCAGACGCAGGTCAGCCTGAACGGGCGCGGTGTACCGGTAAACGTTCTGCAGCAATGGGGATGGCCAGCCTTACCCCTCTCCGGTGATGGCAATATTCAGCTGACGGTCAGCGGAACCGTGCAGGCCGACGCGCCGCTGAAGCCAACAATTAACGGTAAATTGCATGCAGTGAATACAGAAAAACAGCAGGTGACGCAGACCATGCAGGCAGGCGTGGTGTCAGGTGGAGAAGTGACGTCCACAGAACCTGCACAGTAA
- the yicI gene encoding alpha-xylosidase produces the protein MKISDGNWLIQPGLNVIQPIQVFDVEQHGNELVVYAAPRDVRERTWQLDTPLFTLRFFSPQEGIVGVRMEHFQGALDNGPHYPLNVLQDVKVEIQNTAEFAELKSGNLSVRVTKGEFWSLDFLRNGVRITGSQLKNNGYVQDATTQRNYMFERLDLGVGETVYGLGERFTALVRNGQTVETWNRDGGTSTEQSYKNIPFYLTNRGYGVLVNHPQCVSFEIGSEKVSKVQFSVESEYLEYFVIDGPTPKEVLNRYTRFTGRPALPPAWSFGLWLTTSFTTNYDEATVNSFIDGMAERNLPLHVFHFDCFWMKAFQWCDFEWDPVTFPDPEGMIRRLKEKGLKVCVWINPYIGQKSPVFKELKDKGYLLKRPDGSLWQWDKWQPGLAIYDFTNPEACEWYANKLKALTDIGVDCFKTDFGERIPTDVQWFDGSDPQKMHNHYAYIYNELVWNVLKETVGEEEAVLFARSASVGAQQFPVHWGGDCYANYESMAESLRGGLAIGLSGFGFWSHDIGGFENTAPAHVYKRWCAFGLLSSHSRLHGSKSYRVPWAYDDESCDVVRYFTEQKCRLMPYLYREAVRANEQGTPMMRAMILEFPDDPACDYLDRQYMLGDSVMVAPVFSEAGDVQFYLPEGRWTHLWHNDEIQGSRWHKQQHDFLSLPVYVRDNTLLALGSNSQKPDYAWHEGTAFQLFHLDEGREAVCEVPAADGSVIFTLRAKRSGNTLTVTGMGNAHDWTLCLRNIPQISGIKCGSHRESEQGVIVKPQGSEVVITL, from the coding sequence ATGAAAATTAGCGACGGAAACTGGCTGATTCAGCCTGGCCTCAATGTCATCCAACCCATCCAGGTATTTGATGTCGAGCAGCACGGCAACGAGCTGGTGGTATATGCCGCACCGCGTGATGTTCGTGAACGTACATGGCAACTGGATACCCCACTGTTCACCCTGCGTTTTTTCTCCCCGCAGGAAGGGATTGTGGGGGTGCGCATGGAGCACTTCCAGGGCGCGTTGGATAACGGCCCGCATTATCCGCTCAACGTTTTGCAGGACGTGAAGGTAGAAATCCAGAACACTGCCGAATTCGCGGAGCTGAAAAGCGGCAATCTGAGCGTGCGCGTCACCAAAGGTGAATTCTGGTCACTGGATTTCCTGCGTAACGGCGTGCGGATCACCGGTAGCCAGTTAAAAAATAACGGTTATGTTCAGGACGCGACTACCCAGCGTAACTACATGTTTGAGCGCCTCGATCTGGGCGTCGGCGAAACGGTTTACGGTCTGGGGGAGCGCTTTACCGCGCTGGTGCGCAACGGGCAGACGGTAGAAACCTGGAACCGTGACGGCGGCACCAGTACCGAACAGTCCTACAAGAATATCCCATTCTACCTGACCAACCGGGGCTATGGGGTACTGGTTAACCATCCGCAGTGCGTGTCGTTTGAAATCGGCTCCGAGAAAGTCTCGAAGGTCCAGTTCAGCGTAGAGAGCGAGTATCTGGAGTACTTTGTGATTGACGGCCCAACGCCGAAAGAAGTGCTAAACCGTTATACCCGGTTCACCGGGCGTCCGGCGCTACCTCCGGCATGGTCATTCGGCCTGTGGCTTACCACCTCGTTTACCACCAACTACGACGAGGCGACGGTGAATAGCTTCATCGACGGGATGGCGGAGCGTAATTTGCCACTGCACGTCTTCCATTTCGACTGCTTCTGGATGAAGGCCTTCCAGTGGTGTGATTTTGAGTGGGACCCGGTGACCTTCCCGGATCCAGAGGGCATGATCCGTCGCCTGAAGGAGAAAGGGTTGAAAGTCTGCGTGTGGATCAACCCGTATATCGGCCAGAAATCACCCGTTTTTAAAGAGTTGAAGGATAAAGGCTATCTGCTCAAACGCCCGGATGGCTCTCTGTGGCAGTGGGATAAATGGCAGCCTGGATTGGCAATTTACGACTTCACGAATCCGGAAGCCTGCGAATGGTATGCCAACAAGCTGAAAGCACTAACAGACATTGGCGTGGATTGCTTCAAGACCGATTTTGGCGAGCGCATCCCGACCGATGTTCAGTGGTTTGATGGTTCCGATCCGCAGAAAATGCATAACCATTATGCGTACATCTACAACGAACTGGTGTGGAACGTGCTCAAAGAGACAGTCGGCGAGGAGGAGGCTGTCCTGTTCGCCCGTTCGGCCTCCGTGGGCGCGCAGCAGTTTCCCGTTCACTGGGGCGGCGACTGCTACGCCAACTATGAATCCATGGCGGAAAGCCTGCGCGGTGGCCTGGCTATCGGCCTGTCCGGGTTTGGTTTCTGGAGCCATGATATCGGCGGCTTCGAGAACACCGCACCGGCCCACGTTTATAAACGCTGGTGCGCGTTTGGACTACTTTCCAGCCACAGCCGCCTGCACGGCAGCAAATCCTACCGTGTGCCATGGGCGTATGACGATGAATCCTGCGATGTGGTGCGCTATTTCACCGAGCAGAAATGCCGCCTGATGCCGTATCTGTATCGTGAAGCGGTACGGGCTAACGAACAGGGTACGCCGATGATGCGTGCCATGATTCTGGAGTTCCCGGACGATCCGGCGTGCGATTATCTCGACCGTCAGTACATGCTCGGAGATTCGGTGATGGTGGCACCGGTGTTCTCCGAAGCCGGTGATGTGCAGTTTTACCTGCCGGAAGGGCGCTGGACACATCTGTGGCACAACGATGAAATCCAGGGTAGTCGATGGCATAAACAGCAGCATGACTTCCTCAGCCTGCCGGTTTACGTGCGTGACAACACGTTGTTGGCGCTGGGCAGCAATAGCCAGAAACCGGATTACGCCTGGCATGAAGGGACCGCGTTCCAGTTGTTCCATCTGGATGAGGGGCGTGAAGCAGTGTGCGAAGTGCCAGCCGCGGACGGTTCGGTGATCTTCACGCTGAGAGCGAAACGCAGCGGAAACACCCTCACCGTAACCGGAATGGGAAATGCCCACGACTGGACGCTGTGTTTGCGTAATATTCCGCAGATCAGCGGCATCAAGTGCGGTTCACACAGGGAAAGTGAGCAGGGTGTGATCGTGAAGCCGCAGGGTAGCGAGGTGGTGATAACCCTTTAA
- the gltS gene encoding sodium/glutamate symporter, producing the protein MFHLDTLSTLVAATMTLLLGRKLVQSVSFLKKYTIPEPVAGGLLVALALLVLKKSMGWEVGFDMSLRDPLMLAFFATIGLNANIASLRSGGRVVGIFLIVVVGLLLLQNAIGIGMASMMGLDPIMGLIAGSITLSGGHGTGAAWSKLFVERYGFANATEVAMACATFGLVLGGLIGGPVARYLVKHSTTPDGIPDDQEVPTAFEKPDVGRIITSLVLIETIALIAICLTVGKIVAQLLLGTVLELPTFVCVLFVGVIVSNGLALMGFYRVFERAVSVLGNVCLSLFLAMALMSLKLWELASLALPMLAILLVQTVAMALYAVFVTWRMMGKNYDAAVLAAGHCGFGLGATPTAIANMQAITDRFGPSHMAFLVVPMVGAFFIDIVNALVIKLYLLLPMFAQ; encoded by the coding sequence ATGTTTCATCTCGATACGTTATCGACACTTGTTGCCGCAACGATGACGTTGCTGCTAGGGCGCAAGCTGGTACAGTCTGTTTCCTTTCTGAAGAAATACACCATTCCTGAACCCGTGGCCGGTGGTTTGCTGGTGGCGCTGGCGCTGTTAGTGCTGAAAAAAAGTATGGGTTGGGAAGTCGGCTTTGATATGAGCCTTCGCGATCCGCTCATGCTGGCCTTTTTTGCCACCATTGGTCTGAACGCTAATATCGCCAGCCTGAGATCGGGTGGCCGCGTCGTGGGCATTTTCTTGATCGTCGTGGTGGGGTTACTGCTACTGCAAAACGCCATCGGTATTGGTATGGCAAGCATGATGGGGCTGGATCCGATCATGGGGCTGATTGCCGGGTCAATTACGCTTTCCGGCGGTCACGGCACCGGTGCGGCGTGGAGTAAGTTGTTTGTCGAACGGTATGGTTTTGCGAATGCGACAGAAGTGGCCATGGCTTGCGCGACCTTTGGTCTGGTGCTCGGTGGGCTGATTGGTGGCCCGGTGGCGCGGTATCTGGTGAAGCACTCGACGACGCCAGACGGCATTCCTGACGATCAGGAAGTCCCAACTGCGTTTGAAAAACCGGACGTTGGCCGCATTATCACCTCGCTGGTGCTGATCGAAACCATTGCGCTTATCGCTATCTGCCTCACGGTCGGCAAAATCGTTGCGCAACTGTTGTTGGGAACCGTGCTGGAACTCCCTACCTTTGTCTGCGTGCTGTTTGTCGGTGTGATTGTCAGCAACGGACTGGCGCTGATGGGCTTTTACCGCGTCTTTGAGCGCGCAGTATCCGTTCTGGGTAACGTTTGCCTGTCATTGTTCCTTGCGATGGCGTTAATGAGCCTGAAGCTGTGGGAACTGGCTTCGCTGGCACTGCCAATGCTGGCGATCCTGCTCGTTCAGACAGTCGCAATGGCGCTGTATGCCGTGTTTGTCACCTGGCGGATGATGGGTAAAAACTACGATGCTGCGGTCCTGGCGGCGGGGCATTGTGGATTTGGTCTGGGGGCGACACCGACGGCGATCGCTAACATGCAGGCCATTACGGACCGTTTCGGACCTTCGCATATGGCGTTTTTGGTGGTACCGATGGTTGGTGCGTTCTTTATCGACATCGTCAACGCGCTGGTGATTAAGCTGTATCTGCTATTGCCAATGTTTGCGCAATAA